Genomic window (Candidatus Binatia bacterium):
CATGACGACGAACATTCCGATCAGCAATATGGCGGCGGAGAGGATGGGGAACAGCCCGTTCATTGCCAGAGTCTGAATGGCGTAGGTGTCCCCGGTGACGCGATAGATGAGATCCCCGACCGACGCCCGCGAATGGAACGACAGTGAGAGACGTTGCAGGTGCTGGTACAGGCGGCTGCGCAAGTCGTTGACCATGCCCTGGCCGATGGAGATGGTCGTGAAGTTGGTGAGGACACTGATGCCGCCCAAGCAGCCGTAGATGACGACCAGCCCGGCGGTGGCGAGTAGCAGCAGGGCAGGGGGGCTCATGCCCGCAACGACAGGCCACGGCGGTGGCGTGCGCGGCAAAACGTAATCGATGACGATTTTGAGCGGCCAGGGTTTCAGGATCTCCAAGAAGCTCAGCGCGATCACCTGGATCACCGCGAAGAGGAAGGCGCCGCGGTACGGTCGCAGGTAGCGTGCAACTTGGCGGGCGAGGCTCATTGTCGCTTGCGTTCACTCGGCCGCGGCGCCTTCCACGGGCGTGAGCTGGATCTGCTTGGCGACGATTTCGATGACGTGGTACATGACCCGCCCGAGCCGGTAGTTGTCGTAGGCAACCACGACGAGATTGAGGGATCCCAGCAGCAGCGCCACCTCTTCGATCTCCGCCAGGCCGGCGAACCAGCCGACGATCGCCAGTGCGGCGAAGCCGAGCAGGGAAATGCGCGACAACAGCGACTCGCGCACCCGACAGCGGGTCCGAAAGAAGCGCTTGCTGCCCCCATGGTTCTCCACGGCCACCTTCAAATCGGCCTTCGACCAGATCCCCTGGTAAATCGTCACGTCGCGATCATTCCAGCCCTGATCGACGGCGATGAGGTACTTCCGGGGCAGTAGAAACTGCATGACCGCGTGCAGCAGGTTCTCCTTTTCCAATGCATTCTCCGACCAGTAGCGCAGGAAGAACTGGCGCTCGAGCCATTGCACCCGGGCGGGTTGGGAAGGCTCTTCGAAGTGAATCCGGGCCACGTTCGTCATGCCCTGTATGCGATAGAGGTAACGCTGCAGACTGCGCACCAGGGGGCCGAGATAGATGAGCACCGTGATGAGCAGGCGGCTGCCGACGCCGTCGTAGCGCGGGTCGACCTTTGCCCGCCAGGCGCGGCCCCCGGCCCAGATGAAGGCGGTGAACAGCGGCAAGCCGGCGAGGAACTCATGCCGGCCCGCGACCGCCGCTCCGATGAGCAACACCAACGCGATCAGGTTCCACTCCAAGGTGAAGGGCAGGTATGACAGCAGCGACGATGACGGTTCGTAGAGGGTTTGGAACAGCCCGCGCCCGAAGACGCCGTGGTAAATCACCGGACGACGAGAGAACAGCGACATGCCCAGATCGCCGTAGATCCGGCCGATCCACTGCGATTGCCCGAGCATGTTGAAGCGGAACGGGTGCTTGAAATACAGCTGCGCCTCCGCCTTGCCGTAGCCCATCTGCTGCTTCAGATAGGCTTTGATGGTGTTGCGCCGGAAGTGCCACACCATGGCGGCCGGACTGAAGGCGATCGGGTAGCCATGGTTTTGAAAACGCCAGCACATATCCACGTCGTCACCCGCGGCACGGTAGATCGGATCAAAACCGCCAACCTCGTCGAAGGCGCTCTTGAGGAAGGCCATGTTACACCCCGGAATGTGCTCGGCCACTTCGTCGTCGATCAGGACATGCGTCGGCCCGCCCGGAGAGGCCGCAACGCACGCCGGGACGCGCGCATCCTCGGGCGGAGGCAAGTTGGGTCCACCCACGGCAACGAATCCTCCATGCACGAACTTGTAGGCCAGGTAGGTGAGCCAGTCGGGATCGACGACGCAGTCGGAATCGGTGAAGGCGACAATCTCCCCTGAGGCGTTCTCGATGCCCACATTGCGCGCGACGCTCAGCCCCTTGTTCTCCTGGGAGAAGAGGCGCACCTCCGCATAGCGCTGGCTGATCTCGAGCGTGCGATCGGTGGAGCC
Coding sequences:
- a CDS encoding glycosyltransferase, which translates into the protein MVPGTSATALVERRLDAEEGGTRPRASGKFFFRGEEKFFLRGVSYGPFVQASHGAQFPERDMVRRDFALMRDLGANCFRTFTPPPEWLLDLAEEHDLGVLVGLPWTEHVCFLDEPDVMQEIRAQITAGVESCRRHPAVFAFLIGNEIPPDVVRWHQPERVKAFLRQLYDVVKGIEPEVLVSYANFPPTEYLDLDFLDFISFNVYLHRERDFRRYLSRLQNLAKDKPLVLTEFGIDSMREGAAEQAQILSWQVRAAFESGVAGTVVFAWTDDWFTGGFQVEDWAFGLVDRERHKKPAYHVVQKLYAGQLPPPLDRPPRISVVICAYNADRTMDACLASLRTLRYPNYEVIVVNDGSTDRTLEISQRYAEVRLFSQENKGLSVARNVGIENASGEIVAFTDSDCVVDPDWLTYLAYKFVHGGFVAVGGPNLPPPEDARVPACVAASPGGPTHVLIDDEVAEHIPGCNMAFLKSAFDEVGGFDPIYRAAGDDVDMCWRFQNHGYPIAFSPAAMVWHFRRNTIKAYLKQQMGYGKAEAQLYFKHPFRFNMLGQSQWIGRIYGDLGMSLFSRRPVIYHGVFGRGLFQTLYEPSSSLLSYLPFTLEWNLIALVLLIGAAVAGRHEFLAGLPLFTAFIWAGGRAWRAKVDPRYDGVGSRLLITVLIYLGPLVRSLQRYLYRIQGMTNVARIHFEEPSQPARVQWLERQFFLRYWSENALEKENLLHAVMQFLLPRKYLIAVDQGWNDRDVTIYQGIWSKADLKVAVENHGGSKRFFRTRCRVRESLLSRISLLGFAALAIVGWFAGLAEIEEVALLLGSLNLVVVAYDNYRLGRVMYHVIEIVAKQIQLTPVEGAAAE